The window GCGCAGCGCCTTCATCGCCGCCTCCTTGGTGAGGCTCTCGATGTCGGCTCCCACGAAGCCATGCGTCTCGTCGGCGAGGTGGTCCAAGCTCACGTCGTCGGACAGCGGCATCCCGCGGGTGTGGATCTGGAGGATCTCCTTGCGGCCCACCTCGTCGGGGACGCCGATCTCGATCTCGCGGTCGAATCGCCCCGGACGACGGAGCGCCGGATCGACGCTGTCGACGCGGTTCGTCGCGCCGATGACGATCACCTGTCCGCGCGTCTCCAACCCGTCCATCATCGTCAACAGCTGGGCGACGACGCGGCGCTCGACCTCGCCGGTGACGTCCTCGCGTTTGGGTGCGATCGAGTCGAGCTCGTCGATGAAGATGATGCTGGGACTCTCCTCTTTGGCGTCCTCGAAGATCTCGCGGAGCTGCTGTTCGGACTCGCCGTAGTACTTCGAGATGATCTCGGGGCCGGCGATCGAGAAGAACGACGCCGACGTCTCGTTGGCGACGGCCTTCGCCAAGAGCGTCTTTCCGGTGCCCGGCGGGCCGTGCAGCAGGACGCCCTGCGGCGGCTCGATCCCCAGCTTCGAGAAGATCTGCGGGTGTTTCATCGGGAGTTCGACCATCTCTCGGACCCGCTGGATCTCCGACTGGAGCCCGCCGATGTCCTCGTAGGTGATCCCGCCGCCGGTCTTCTCGAACCCGGAGATCGGCTCCTCGCGCAGTTCGACCTCGGTGTCCTCGGTGATGAGACAGACGCCCTTGGGCTCCGTCTCGACCGCGATGAGCGGAATCGCCTGTCCCGGCGACCGCATGAACGGGTGGTTCGTCGAGGACATCACGGGGACGATGTCGCGCTCGACGACCGGCCGCTTGAGGATCTGCCGCTTCACCATGCCGGCGGCATCGGAGCCGAACTGGACCGACGCCTCCTCCGGCGGGGCCAAGACGAGCTTGTCGGCCTTCTCGGCCTCCGCCTTCCGGATCGTGACGCGCTCGCCGATACCCACGTCGGCGTTCTGTCGCGTGAACCCGTCGACGCGGACCGTGTCCGTGTTCCAGTCCTGTCGGTCGGCGCGCCACACCTTCGCGGCGGTCGTCTCCGCGCCCTCGATCTCGATGATGTCGCCGGGCGAGAGCTTCAGGTGCAACAGCGTGTCGGGGTCGAGTCGGGCGATGCCGCGCCCCGAGTCGTTCGGGTACGCCTTCGCCACTTCGAGTTGAACTTCGTTCATGCTTCCTCGCGGGAGATACCAGTAACTGCACCCGGTTCGGGAATAAGCCTGTTGGCGCTACTGCCCGCGGCGGGGACGGTATCCGGGATCGCCCGCCCTGACCCGATCTGTGTCATCATATGGCATGGTAGGAAACCCGACGGTAAAACCCCGTCGTAAGCGTGCGTTTTCGCCGAGGTCGGCGGCCGAGCGGTGCGGGGGAGATCCGCCTGCCGCCCGGCGGAACGAAGCCCCGTCAGTCGACGCGCCACGGTCGGCCCAGTTCGTCGCGCTCCATCGATTCCGCGTCGCCGTCGCGGAAGATGCTCACGCGCCCCGTCTCCTCGCTCAGCGTGACTGTCGCGACGACCTCCGGTCGGACCGATGTCTCGATCGCACTCATGTGTCTGGACCCCATCCACGGCTCGTAGCTCACGTCATCGACGAGGTCCGACTCACCGCTCCGGGTCCCCAGATCGCGGAACCGCACCATCTGCGACTCGATCTCGCCGTCGGCGGCGACGACGATACCGCCGTCTTGTTCGAGGCTCACGGCCTCCGCCGCGTCGACGAACTCGTCCTCCTCGAAGACGGACCGGCACCTGTCTCGGGGCCAGCGGTTGTCGCCCATCGCGTCGGCGTACGCGCCGTACTCGCGGTCCGCGACGACGGCGAAATACAACCCGGGGCCTTTGGCGTGGGGCTCGTCCCAGCCGTCGAACGACCGGCTGACGTGCTCCGTACAGTAGGTCAGGCGATCGAGTATCTCCCTGACCCGGTCGTGTGATCCGTACTCGATGGCGAGGCGGCTCATCTCGCTTCCTCCGCCGCCGTCAAGGGAACGGCGGCCGCGCGAACGCTCATGGATCGATCGACGAGCGGGCGGTATATAAGCAATTTCGAGTGCCGGCGGCAGACGACGCGGAACGGATCACGGAGCGTCAGGCGAAGGCGCTCACGTCCACGGGACGAAAAGCCGGGCGTCGAACCGATCCGCGCGGACGAGACCGATGCCGAACGCGGCGGCGACGGCGGCAGGGACGAGGTTCCCGTAAAAGAGGTTGATCCCGCCCCAGAGGATGACGAAGCTCACCATGTCGTCGAGCATGAACTCGCAGTCGCGCAGGCGGGCGCGGAGGTCGTTGAGACCGAACGCCCGGTCGAGGGTGACGACCGCGACCGTCGCGGAGAGCACCCAGCCGGCGTAGTTCGAGAGTGGCACGCCGAAGAACGCGCCGCCGCCAAAGTCCCAGAAGCCGAGCGCGACCGCGCCCGGGTCGAGGACCACGTCCATCGCGACGACGGCGGCGATCACGGTCGCGAGCCGGAGCCATCCGTGCTCGGCCCGCGGCCCGAGCAACAACAGACAGAGCAGGTACGCGTTGACCACGAGCGGGATGAAGAAGACGGGAAGTGCGAGCGGCACGCCGCCGAGCATCGGCCCGAGACTCACGGTGTACGCGAACCCCCCGTAGGGCCAGCCGGTCGCGACGCCGACGAACTCGATCGCGTAGGTGTACGCGACGAGGACGCCGACCCAGCCGAGCGCGCGACGGTCGATAGACGGCAGCACGCCGACGACGAGCGGCGAGCGCATCACCAGCACGCCGAACAGCACGAACCACGGGTTGAACGCGAGCGGATCGGGTACCCATCCCTCGGCGCTGCCGACGAGCGCGACCGCTCCGACGAGCGGGAACACCACGGCGATTGTGAATCGGTTCTCCCGGACGAGCCGGTCGAGGAGGGCCTCCTCCTCCCCGCGGGCGACCGGGAGCCGGGCGCAGACGGCTTCGGTCCGGGTGGCGGCCGACGTCGAGGGAGCGGTCCCGTCGCTCGCGGACGAGGAAGCGGAGCCGTCGGGTGCGGCCGCGTCGCTCGCGGCCGATCCGCTCTCGTCGCTCATCCGAGCGCCTCCGTGATCGGGTAGACGCGCCAGAGCCCGCCCATCGCGAGCAGCGTCCCGATAACCGTGTTCAGCGCCGGGAACCACCAGTACGCGCGGTCGACGGCGACCGACGACGTCGCGACCCAGACGACGAAGACCGGATACACGCCGAGCAGCGCACCGAGCCGGTAGTCGACGGCGGCGAACGCGCCCGCGGCGACGGTCCAACAGGCGAGACAGTAGGCGTACGTCCGGCGCTCACCCAAAAGCGTCGCCGTCGTGTGGATCCCCGCGGCCCGGTCCGGTTCGATGTCGGGGATGGCGGAGAACGTGTGCATTCCCATCGTCCAGAGCCACGCGCCGCCGAGCGCCGC is drawn from Halorubrum sp. BV1 and contains these coding sequences:
- a CDS encoding CDC48 family AAA ATPase, with translation MNEVQLEVAKAYPNDSGRGIARLDPDTLLHLKLSPGDIIEIEGAETTAAKVWRADRQDWNTDTVRVDGFTRQNADVGIGERVTIRKAEAEKADKLVLAPPEEASVQFGSDAAGMVKRQILKRPVVERDIVPVMSSTNHPFMRSPGQAIPLIAVETEPKGVCLITEDTEVELREEPISGFEKTGGGITYEDIGGLQSEIQRVREMVELPMKHPQIFSKLGIEPPQGVLLHGPPGTGKTLLAKAVANETSASFFSIAGPEIISKYYGESEQQLREIFEDAKEESPSIIFIDELDSIAPKREDVTGEVERRVVAQLLTMMDGLETRGQVIVIGATNRVDSVDPALRRPGRFDREIEIGVPDEVGRKEILQIHTRGMPLSDDVSLDHLADETHGFVGADIESLTKEAAMKALRRYLPEIDLDEEEVPPSLIDRMIVKRDDFSGALNEVEPSAMREVLVELPKISWDNVGGLSEAKQQVKESVEWPLSSPEKFDRMGVDAPKGVLLYGPPGTGKTLMAKAVANETNANFISVRGPQLLSKWVGESEKAIRQTFRKARQVSPTIIFFDELDSLAPSRGQEMGNNVSERVVNQLLTELDGLEDMGDVMVIGATNRPDMIDPALLRSGRFDRLVMIGQPDQEGREQILDIHTENTPLAPDVSLREIAEITDGYVGSDLEGIAREAAIEALRDADDAEEVEMKHFRRAMESVRPTINEDILAYYEEVEQQFKGGGGESLRDTGGRIGFQ
- a CDS encoding diadenylate cyclase; amino-acid sequence: MSRLAIEYGSHDRVREILDRLTYCTEHVSRSFDGWDEPHAKGPGLYFAVVADREYGAYADAMGDNRWPRDRCRSVFEEDEFVDAAEAVSLEQDGGIVVAADGEIESQMVRFRDLGTRSGESDLVDDVSYEPWMGSRHMSAIETSVRPEVVATVTLSEETGRVSIFRDGDAESMERDELGRPWRVD
- the cruF gene encoding bisanhydrobacterioruberin hydratase, which gives rise to MSDESGSAASDAAAPDGSASSSASDGTAPSTSAATRTEAVCARLPVARGEEEALLDRLVRENRFTIAVVFPLVGAVALVGSAEGWVPDPLAFNPWFVLFGVLVMRSPLVVGVLPSIDRRALGWVGVLVAYTYAIEFVGVATGWPYGGFAYTVSLGPMLGGVPLALPVFFIPLVVNAYLLCLLLLGPRAEHGWLRLATVIAAVVAMDVVLDPGAVALGFWDFGGGAFFGVPLSNYAGWVLSATVAVVTLDRAFGLNDLRARLRDCEFMLDDMVSFVILWGGINLFYGNLVPAAVAAAFGIGLVRADRFDARLFVPWT